Proteins from a single region of Vibrio sp. DW001:
- a CDS encoding fructuronate reductase, whose translation MTNNISNTTLNAGLVTPSYDRRRLKTKIVHLGFGAFHRAHQALFTDEIAGLSESDWGYCEVNLFGGEELIKQLREQDHLYSVAEKGADKIDVKVIGSVVESLHSTFDGAQAVLEKMAEPQVAIVSMTITEKGYCSDPATGVLDNTNPLIIHDLANPSAPQSAIGYIVEALRLRRDRGLMPFTVMSCDNVQENGHVARAAVMGYVQLLDQELAQWIESNVTFPCTMVDRIVPAATEDTLTEIAELLGVRDPCGIACEPFRQWVIEDNFVAGRPNWNLAGAEFVEDVIPFEEMKLRMLNGSHSFLAYLGYLGGYDHISDTMTDSAYKKAALHLMLEEQAPTLSMPEGANLKAYAELLINRFTNPSLKHRTWQIAMDGSQKLPPRMLNSVMFHLESGTSYKHLAMGIAGWMRYASGIDENEQPIEVFDPLAVELRTLCDTHGRDTSVVKALMTIDSIFAPELASNSQFVKAIEEAYSQLITLGAKGAVAAL comes from the coding sequence ATGACAAATAATATTTCAAACACCACACTTAATGCAGGTTTAGTGACACCAAGTTACGACCGTCGTCGCCTAAAAACCAAGATAGTCCATTTAGGTTTTGGGGCGTTTCACCGCGCTCACCAAGCGCTTTTTACTGACGAAATAGCGGGATTGTCCGAGAGTGATTGGGGCTATTGCGAAGTGAATCTATTTGGTGGTGAAGAACTGATCAAACAACTTAGAGAGCAAGATCATCTTTATTCGGTGGCAGAGAAAGGCGCCGACAAGATAGACGTTAAAGTCATTGGATCCGTAGTCGAATCTTTGCATTCTACTTTTGATGGCGCCCAAGCCGTACTAGAAAAAATGGCCGAGCCACAGGTCGCGATAGTCTCTATGACGATTACGGAAAAAGGCTACTGTTCCGATCCCGCGACAGGTGTTCTAGATAATACCAATCCACTTATTATCCATGACTTAGCAAACCCAAGCGCGCCACAATCCGCAATTGGCTACATTGTAGAAGCACTCCGCCTCCGTCGTGATAGAGGTTTAATGCCTTTTACCGTTATGTCTTGCGATAATGTACAAGAAAATGGCCATGTTGCTCGCGCCGCGGTAATGGGTTACGTACAACTGTTAGACCAAGAGCTGGCGCAATGGATTGAGTCTAATGTTACTTTCCCATGCACGATGGTCGACAGAATTGTTCCCGCAGCCACAGAAGACACGCTAACAGAAATAGCCGAATTATTGGGTGTCAGAGACCCTTGTGGTATCGCCTGTGAACCATTTCGCCAATGGGTAATTGAAGACAACTTTGTCGCTGGTCGACCTAATTGGAACTTAGCTGGTGCGGAATTTGTAGAAGATGTTATCCCGTTTGAGGAGATGAAACTGCGCATGCTGAACGGTAGCCACTCGTTCCTCGCCTATCTAGGCTACCTAGGTGGATACGATCATATCTCAGACACCATGACAGACTCTGCATACAAAAAAGCGGCTCTCCATTTAATGCTTGAAGAACAAGCGCCAACCTTGTCCATGCCAGAAGGTGCAAACTTGAAGGCCTATGCAGAGCTCTTAATCAACCGATTTACCAACCCCAGTTTGAAGCACCGAACATGGCAGATAGCGATGGACGGAAGCCAGAAGCTGCCCCCAAGAATGCTTAATTCGGTCATGTTTCATCTCGAATCTGGTACCAGTTACAAACACTTGGCAATGGGTATCGCTGGCTGGATGCGCTATGCCTCTGGCATCGATGAAAATGAGCAACCAATTGAGGTATTCGACCCGTTGGCAGTTGAACTACGTACACTATGCGATACACACGGCCGCGATACGTCAGTCGTGAAGGCATTGATGACAATAGACTCCATCTTTGCGCCAGAATTAGCGAGCAATAGCCAGTTTGTGAAAGCAATAGAAGAGGCGTATAGCCAACTTATTACATTAGGTGCAAAAGGCGCAGTAGCCGCCTTGTAA
- a CDS encoding TRAP transporter substrate-binding protein, giving the protein MFGNKTAVATFIACAVAATASLPTYAATTLKLSHNQDRTHPVHKSMQFMADEVKKLTDGEVKIRIYPNGQLGTQRESMELLQNGALDMVKSNASEMESFEPAYGAFNIPYIFRDRDHYYRAMEGEVGQKILATSYDKGFIGLTYYDGGSRSFYANKEIKSPADLAGLKIRVQPSPTAVNMIKLMGGSPTPLAYGELYTALQQGVVDGAENNPTALTNSRHGEVAKVYSLDEHTMIPDVLLISSTSWDKLSKEEQAAVKKAANDSMGYHKIIWKEMTDAAVEKAKSSMGVKVVTVEKQPFIDAVKPMHDDALKNPAIAEYVKGIDALAK; this is encoded by the coding sequence ATGTTTGGGAATAAAACTGCTGTTGCAACATTTATCGCTTGTGCGGTTGCAGCAACTGCCTCTCTACCAACTTATGCAGCAACGACACTTAAACTAAGTCATAACCAAGACAGAACTCACCCTGTTCACAAATCTATGCAGTTCATGGCTGATGAAGTGAAAAAATTGACGGATGGAGAAGTGAAGATTCGCATCTATCCAAATGGTCAATTAGGTACCCAACGTGAATCAATGGAGCTATTGCAAAATGGTGCACTAGACATGGTTAAGTCGAATGCAAGTGAAATGGAGTCGTTCGAACCTGCATACGGCGCATTCAATATTCCTTACATTTTCCGCGACCGTGACCACTATTATCGCGCAATGGAAGGTGAAGTAGGGCAAAAAATCCTCGCGACTTCTTACGATAAAGGGTTTATTGGTCTGACATATTATGATGGTGGCTCACGTAGCTTCTATGCAAACAAAGAAATCAAGAGCCCTGCCGATCTGGCTGGCTTGAAAATTCGTGTTCAGCCAAGTCCTACCGCAGTAAACATGATCAAGCTTATGGGTGGCTCGCCAACTCCTTTAGCTTATGGCGAACTTTATACCGCGCTGCAACAAGGTGTTGTAGATGGTGCCGAGAACAACCCGACAGCACTGACTAACTCTCGCCATGGCGAAGTTGCGAAAGTGTACAGCTTAGACGAGCACACAATGATCCCTGATGTGCTACTTATCTCCTCTACATCGTGGGATAAATTGTCAAAAGAAGAGCAAGCTGCAGTGAAAAAAGCCGCTAACGATTCTATGGGCTACCACAAAATTATCTGGAAAGAGATGACAGATGCTGCTGTAGAGAAAGCGAAATCATCAATGGGCGTGAAAGTGGTTACTGTTGAAAAACAACCGTTTATCGATGCTGTGAAAC
- a CDS encoding outer membrane beta-barrel protein, whose product MKGISLVPLALISLPFFAIADEAPADSSAQHQLGVRGGWVTQQPEYEGLGEADDRTTGHVYGIDYTFLKPFGESGQFKWGVNGGVDKISNTVYFGGSNSGVDVDYYSTRAAGVFAYGITQQIDVYGKLGLSYNYGDFGPKQINGVGIFEAVGFSYQSSNGAFSAIEGQIDTFNDDLYEAPFSLSLIIRAGFTF is encoded by the coding sequence ATGAAAGGAATCTCTTTAGTACCGCTTGCGTTAATATCCCTCCCCTTCTTTGCGATTGCTGATGAAGCACCTGCTGACTCCTCAGCACAGCACCAATTAGGCGTACGTGGTGGTTGGGTTACCCAACAACCAGAATACGAAGGTCTAGGTGAAGCAGATGATAGAACCACTGGCCATGTCTATGGCATTGACTACACATTCTTAAAGCCCTTCGGTGAATCCGGACAGTTCAAATGGGGTGTAAACGGTGGAGTAGATAAAATATCTAACACTGTTTATTTTGGTGGTAGCAATAGTGGAGTAGACGTAGATTATTACTCCACTCGCGCCGCCGGTGTTTTTGCCTATGGTATCACCCAACAAATAGACGTGTACGGCAAATTAGGGTTGAGCTACAACTACGGTGACTTTGGCCCTAAACAAATCAACGGTGTGGGAATATTCGAAGCCGTTGGCTTTAGTTATCAATCATCGAATGGTGCTTTTTCTGCCATAGAAGGTCAGATCGACACCTTTAACGATGATCTGTACGAAGCGCCATTCAGCTTGTCACTCATTATTCGTGCTGGATTCACCTTTTAA
- a CDS encoding TRAP transporter small permease, which yields MKKLISVMDKSLSIFCISLSSFLVMCVVWQVFSRYVLNAPSTMTDEVARFLFIWVGLMGAAYTLGKKRHLAIDLLSMKLEHQPSKQARLHLVINIISLIFSGVIMIYGGGSLMLKTLSTGQISPALGIEMGLIYAAIPISGFFMVIYLLEDFHRNLSLIKKPVNG from the coding sequence ATGAAAAAGCTAATCTCAGTGATGGATAAATCTCTGTCTATATTCTGTATATCACTCAGTAGTTTCTTGGTGATGTGCGTAGTTTGGCAGGTTTTTTCTCGATATGTGCTTAATGCCCCGAGCACGATGACAGATGAAGTTGCACGCTTCTTATTTATTTGGGTCGGGTTAATGGGTGCGGCTTATACTTTGGGTAAAAAACGCCACCTCGCTATCGATCTGCTCTCGATGAAACTGGAACACCAACCATCAAAACAAGCGCGTCTTCATTTAGTTATCAATATCATCAGTCTTATCTTTTCTGGTGTCATTATGATTTATGGCGGCGGCTCACTCATGTTGAAAACTTTATCGACGGGTCAAATTTCTCCAGCATTAGGCATTGAAATGGGGCTTATCTATGCCGCAATACCTATCTCTGGTTTTTTTATGGTGATCTATCTTCTTGAAGACTTTCATCGCAACTTGTCTCTTATCAAAAAGCCTGTCAACGGCTAA
- a CDS encoding sugar kinase, which produces MKKIAIIGECMIELNGKPFGDMWQTFGGDSLNSAVYLARAARQHVQINYVTAMGIDPLSEGMVHRWQAEGINTQFVLRDKTRQPGLYLIQLDDQGERTFLYWRNQSAARYMLQHSGFTSLATELEAMDMVYLSGISLAILSDQDRTSLLALLKTLATKGVEIAFDSNFRPALWPQNEDWKTVKNTYSELLSFCDLALVTFDDEQAIWEDDSPEDALIRLEKAGVKKAIIKLGSEGCLFKDFRQTGNEAILVATTPIETVIDTTSAGDSFNAGYLSGHLTGIKPEECCLRGHQLAGAVIQSKGAIVPLSATQAITSQFTQTD; this is translated from the coding sequence ATGAAAAAAATCGCCATTATCGGAGAGTGCATGATCGAGCTAAACGGAAAACCGTTCGGTGACATGTGGCAAACGTTTGGTGGCGACAGCCTCAACTCTGCGGTATATCTTGCGCGTGCAGCAAGACAGCACGTTCAGATCAACTATGTCACCGCAATGGGTATTGACCCATTAAGCGAAGGCATGGTTCACCGCTGGCAAGCAGAAGGCATCAATACGCAGTTTGTGCTAAGGGATAAAACAAGGCAACCAGGGTTGTATCTTATTCAACTCGACGACCAAGGGGAACGTACTTTTCTCTACTGGCGCAATCAATCTGCTGCTCGCTATATGCTGCAACATTCGGGTTTCACGTCACTGGCAACAGAACTTGAAGCCATGGACATGGTTTATTTAAGCGGCATCAGCTTAGCTATTCTCTCTGATCAAGATAGGACCAGCTTGTTGGCGCTGTTAAAAACGCTGGCAACCAAAGGAGTAGAGATCGCCTTTGATTCCAATTTCAGACCTGCACTTTGGCCACAAAATGAAGATTGGAAAACGGTTAAAAATACCTATTCAGAACTGCTCTCATTTTGCGACCTTGCCCTCGTGACTTTTGATGATGAGCAAGCGATTTGGGAAGACGACTCTCCCGAAGATGCATTGATTCGTCTAGAGAAAGCAGGCGTTAAAAAAGCGATTATAAAGTTGGGCTCGGAAGGTTGTCTATTTAAAGATTTTCGCCAAACGGGCAACGAAGCCATATTGGTAGCAACAACACCAATCGAAACGGTTATCGATACGACATCAGCAGGTGATTCCTTTAACGCCGGTTATTTAAGCGGTCACTTAACGGGTATCAAACCAGAAGAGTGTTGTTTACGTGGCCATCAACTTGCTGGAGCTGTAATACAGAGCAAGGGCGCAATTGTGCCGCTGTCGGCAACCCAAGCGATAACGAGCCAATTTACACAAACCGACTGA
- a CDS encoding bifunctional 4-hydroxy-2-oxoglutarate aldolase/2-dehydro-3-deoxy-phosphogluconate aldolase, with protein MSTTLDKLKELKVIPVIAIDRAEDIVPLGKALAENGLPVAEITFRSDAAVEAIRLLREAQPDMLIGAGTILNKEQAMAAKEAGATFIVSPGFNPNTVKACQEMGIDIVPGVNNPSTVEAALEMGLKTLKFFPAEASGGIAMVKSLLAPYTDIELMPTGGINSKNINDYLAIPRVIACGGTWMVDKKLIDEGKWDEIGRLTREAVELVNSFN; from the coding sequence ATGAGCACAACATTAGATAAACTGAAGGAACTTAAAGTTATTCCAGTTATCGCGATAGATAGAGCAGAGGACATCGTACCTTTAGGCAAAGCACTAGCAGAGAATGGCTTACCCGTCGCAGAGATCACCTTTCGATCGGATGCCGCCGTCGAGGCTATCCGCTTACTAAGAGAAGCACAACCAGACATGCTGATTGGCGCTGGAACCATTCTGAACAAAGAACAAGCGATGGCAGCAAAAGAAGCCGGAGCAACCTTCATTGTTTCTCCGGGCTTCAACCCGAACACAGTAAAAGCGTGTCAAGAAATGGGTATTGATATTGTGCCGGGCGTCAATAATCCAAGCACCGTGGAAGCGGCGCTAGAGATGGGCTTGAAAACCCTCAAGTTCTTCCCAGCGGAAGCCTCTGGTGGTATTGCCATGGTGAAATCGTTACTTGCTCCGTACACCGATATTGAGTTAATGCCAACTGGTGGTATCAACTCAAAAAACATCAACGATTACCTTGCCATTCCGAGAGTCATTGCGTGCGGCGGTACCTGGATGGTAGACAAAAAGCTCATCGATGAAGGGAAATGGGACGAAATAGGCCGTTTAACAAGGGAAGCGGTAGAACTCGTTAACTCGTTCAACTAA
- a CDS encoding TRAP transporter large permease subunit codes for MEWQVIIVLFGSFFLFLGIGVPISFAIGVASLLTILLQLPFDAAIAVISQKMASGLDSFALLAIPFFILAGNIMNQGGIAIRLIEFAKVLGGRLPGSLAHVNVIANMMFGAISGSAVASAAAVGGTMSPLQKKEGYDPAFSAAVNITSCPTGLLIPPSNTFIVYSLISGGTSIGALFLAGYIPGMIMGLSLMLVAGFIAKRRGYPVSAKPSTSEVVKRTLDALPSLGLIIVIMGGIIGGIFTATEASAIAVVYTLILAFVFYREISIKQLPSIILESVVTTSIVLLLIGASMGMSWAMANADIPYMISDALLAVSENPIIILLIINVILLIIGVFMDMTPALLIFTPIFLPIAMDLGMDPVHFGIMMTFNLCIGICTPPVGSALFIGCSVAKVRIDKVVKPLLPFYAVLILALMLVTFIPQLSLTLPQVFLGY; via the coding sequence ATGGAATGGCAGGTCATCATTGTACTATTTGGTAGTTTCTTCCTCTTCTTAGGAATTGGAGTGCCTATATCTTTCGCCATCGGGGTAGCATCACTACTCACGATTTTATTGCAGCTACCTTTTGACGCCGCTATTGCGGTTATATCTCAAAAAATGGCCTCCGGCCTGGACAGCTTCGCCTTACTCGCTATCCCATTCTTTATTTTAGCGGGCAACATTATGAACCAAGGCGGTATAGCCATACGCTTAATTGAATTTGCGAAGGTGCTAGGCGGTCGTTTACCTGGCTCACTTGCGCACGTAAACGTCATTGCTAATATGATGTTTGGGGCCATTTCTGGATCCGCCGTTGCTTCAGCAGCAGCAGTAGGTGGCACCATGTCTCCTCTTCAGAAGAAAGAAGGTTACGACCCTGCGTTCTCTGCTGCGGTTAACATCACCTCCTGTCCAACCGGGTTACTGATCCCACCAAGTAACACCTTTATCGTCTACTCACTAATATCTGGTGGCACCTCTATCGGGGCGCTGTTCCTTGCGGGCTATATCCCTGGAATGATAATGGGGCTATCACTTATGTTGGTTGCTGGTTTTATCGCTAAAAGACGCGGTTATCCGGTATCAGCAAAACCATCCACATCAGAAGTCGTCAAAAGAACACTCGATGCACTACCAAGCCTAGGCCTCATTATTGTCATTATGGGCGGTATCATCGGTGGTATCTTTACCGCAACCGAAGCCTCTGCAATTGCGGTTGTGTATACCTTGATATTGGCGTTTGTATTCTATCGAGAGATATCCATAAAACAGTTACCAAGTATTATCCTTGAATCGGTCGTCACCACTTCAATTGTTTTATTACTGATTGGTGCTTCAATGGGAATGTCATGGGCAATGGCGAACGCCGATATCCCCTACATGATCAGTGATGCATTACTAGCCGTGTCTGAAAACCCAATTATTATTCTACTCATCATCAATGTCATCTTACTGATTATTGGTGTATTTATGGATATGACACCCGCACTACTTATCTTTACGCCTATCTTCCTTCCTATCGCGATGGATCTGGGTATGGACCCGGTGCATTTCGGTATCATGATGACATTTAACCTATGTATCGGTATCTGTACACCACCTGTAGGTAGCGCACTGTTCATTGGTTGCTCAGTCGCGAAAGTAAGAATCGACAAGGTCGTTAAGCCTCTATTGCCATTCTACGCCGTGCTTATCCTTGCTCTTATGCTTGTGACATTTATACCTCAGCTTAGCTTGACTCTCCCTCAAGTTTTCCTAGGTTACTAA
- the uxaC gene encoding glucuronate isomerase — protein MKDFMCDDFLLTTETAKRLYHEYAKDQPIYDYHCHLNPQEIAQDRRFDNLGQIWLEGDHYKWRGMRSAGVAEQLITGNSTDLEKYMAWAKTVPQCVGNPLYHWTHLELRRPFGITGKLFGPKTADGIWNHCNELLATPEFSARGIMKQMNVRMAGTTDDPIDSLEYHAIIAKDDSFDIEVLPSWRPDKAFKIELEGFAHYMQALGESADTEIRCFDDLLTALSIRLKHFDLHGCRAADHGIEVVRYAAIPSETDLDKLMARRLNGETLNDLEIAQFSTAVQVWLGKQYTKLGWVMQMHIGAQRNNNTRMFKLLGPDTGFDSISDRTFAYELSSILDEMDKTDELPKTILYCLNPRDNEMMATLIGNFQGGGIAGKIQFGSGWWFNDQKDGMQRQIEQLSQLGLLSQFVGMLTDSRSFLSYTRHEYFRRILCEMVGRWVENGEVPNDDSLLKPMIENISFGNAARFFNGAQ, from the coding sequence ATGAAAGACTTTATGTGTGACGATTTTCTGCTCACAACAGAAACAGCAAAGCGCCTTTATCACGAGTACGCAAAAGATCAGCCAATATATGATTATCACTGCCATCTTAATCCACAAGAGATAGCGCAAGATCGTCGCTTCGACAACCTAGGTCAAATCTGGCTCGAAGGCGACCACTACAAGTGGCGTGGTATGAGAAGTGCTGGTGTCGCCGAGCAATTGATCACCGGCAATAGTACCGATCTAGAGAAATACATGGCATGGGCGAAAACCGTGCCTCAATGCGTGGGGAATCCACTTTATCATTGGACACATTTGGAGCTTCGTCGCCCATTCGGCATTACTGGCAAACTATTCGGGCCAAAAACCGCAGACGGAATTTGGAACCATTGTAATGAACTGCTCGCGACGCCGGAATTCAGTGCTCGCGGTATAATGAAACAGATGAATGTTCGCATGGCAGGAACCACCGATGACCCTATCGACTCATTGGAATACCACGCCATTATCGCCAAGGACGACAGCTTTGACATAGAGGTTCTGCCGAGCTGGCGGCCAGATAAGGCATTTAAAATTGAACTCGAGGGATTTGCCCATTATATGCAGGCCCTTGGGGAGTCTGCCGACACAGAAATTCGCTGCTTCGACGATCTATTAACAGCACTTTCTATCCGCTTGAAACACTTCGACCTACACGGATGTCGAGCTGCCGATCACGGAATCGAAGTCGTCCGCTATGCGGCTATTCCTTCTGAAACCGATCTCGACAAACTGATGGCACGTCGCCTAAATGGCGAAACACTGAATGATTTAGAAATTGCACAATTTAGTACCGCCGTACAGGTTTGGTTGGGTAAGCAGTACACCAAGCTTGGTTGGGTAATGCAGATGCATATTGGCGCGCAGCGTAACAACAACACACGCATGTTCAAACTGCTTGGCCCTGATACTGGTTTTGACTCCATTAGTGACCGTACCTTCGCGTATGAGCTTTCTTCCATACTTGATGAAATGGACAAGACTGACGAGTTACCCAAAACGATCCTTTATTGCCTAAACCCTAGAGACAACGAGATGATGGCTACCCTGATAGGTAACTTCCAAGGTGGTGGTATCGCAGGTAAAATCCAGTTTGGTTCAGGCTGGTGGTTCAACGATCAGAAAGATGGTATGCAGCGCCAAATTGAGCAACTGTCTCAGCTTGGATTGCTTAGCCAATTTGTTGGTATGCTAACCGATTCACGTAGCTTCCTTTCTTATACAAGGCACGAATACTTTCGTCGTATTTTGTGTGAGATGGTCGGTCGTTGGGTTGAAAATGGTGAGGTTCCAAATGACGATTCATTGCTAAAACCGATGATAGAAAACATCAGTTTTGGTAACGCTGCTCGTTTCTTTAATGGAGCACAATAG
- a CDS encoding glycoside hydrolase family 31 protein translates to MKTVKQWRFLQQENLLSQDRNRIDIECDGRHQLHIFVLEQDIIRVMFKNKGELRLDKTWSIAPGQKDVPWEGRDKYSTEGFSCPSYLTQQDDGVFRIETEALRLSIHQPLWMEWEYKKEGQWLPLATDRKTGAYQLGVSENGVAHFMNRDLSDQYYGLGEKTGDLNRSGRRFEMRNLDAMGYDASSTDPLYKHIPFYITRVTNQEEAVSFGLYYDNLASCWFDLGNELDNYHVKYRSYRAEDGDLDFYFMLGKTVANVSKKFVRLTGGTAFGPRWSLGYSGSTMQYTDAPNAQELLEGFVDKCETHAIPCDSFQLSSGYTSIGNTRYVFNWNNDKVPNPNAMADVFHNAGIKLAANIKPCLLHDHPRFAEAQEKGLFILDSEYDEPEKSVFWDADGSHLDFTNPDTIKWWQDNVKEQLLEKGIDSTWNDNNEYEIWDKGARCFGFGQTIPISLIRPLQPLLMMRASYEAQVDYAPDVRPYLISRSGCPGMNRYVQTWSGDNRTNWTSLKYNIRMGLGMSLSGLYNLGHDVGGFSGERPDPELFARWVQNGVMHPRFTIHSWNDDGSVNEPWMYPEVTPIIRDAMALRYRIMPYLYNLLWQAHSEDEPIMRPTFLDHENDPHTFEECDDFLLGKDLLVASVVEEGQREREIYLPNNGKGWYDFYSGQWFSGGQSIVVPAPLETLPLMVKAGSVLPTSDRVAHSAHSKDTKRNLEVFPLKGCGDIALTIFDDDGESHNHKDNGFLTLTINMVCSQTTVALNIQSTGEFEPAYESFVIKLAQGENRTLLINGKTYKEGDSLSLAETK, encoded by the coding sequence ATGAAAACAGTAAAACAGTGGCGCTTTTTGCAACAAGAAAATTTATTGTCGCAAGATAGAAATCGCATTGATATCGAGTGCGACGGTCGTCACCAACTACATATTTTCGTACTTGAACAAGACATCATTCGAGTGATGTTTAAAAACAAAGGTGAACTTCGTCTCGATAAGACTTGGTCTATTGCTCCGGGACAAAAAGATGTGCCGTGGGAAGGGCGAGATAAGTATTCAACCGAGGGATTTAGCTGCCCAAGTTATCTTACACAACAAGATGACGGTGTATTTAGAATTGAAACAGAGGCACTACGGCTTTCTATCCATCAGCCTTTATGGATGGAATGGGAATATAAAAAAGAAGGCCAATGGCTGCCATTGGCAACCGACCGTAAAACAGGAGCGTACCAACTAGGCGTATCCGAAAACGGTGTGGCGCACTTTATGAACCGCGACCTGTCAGACCAATATTACGGCCTCGGCGAGAAAACAGGTGACCTAAATCGCTCTGGGCGTCGTTTTGAAATGCGTAACCTTGATGCCATGGGTTACGACGCTAGCTCTACCGATCCACTTTACAAACACATCCCGTTTTATATTACTCGCGTAACAAACCAAGAAGAGGCTGTGAGCTTTGGCCTTTATTACGACAATCTGGCCAGTTGCTGGTTCGACCTAGGTAATGAGCTAGACAATTATCACGTTAAGTACCGTAGTTATCGCGCCGAAGACGGCGATTTAGATTTCTATTTCATGCTAGGTAAAACGGTTGCTAATGTATCGAAAAAATTTGTTCGATTAACTGGGGGCACTGCATTTGGCCCTCGCTGGAGCTTAGGCTACAGCGGTTCAACCATGCAATATACCGATGCACCAAATGCGCAAGAACTGCTAGAAGGGTTTGTCGACAAATGTGAAACGCACGCTATTCCTTGTGATTCTTTCCAATTATCTTCTGGTTATACCTCCATTGGTAACACCCGTTATGTCTTCAATTGGAATAACGACAAAGTGCCAAATCCTAATGCAATGGCAGATGTATTCCATAATGCTGGCATAAAGTTAGCCGCTAACATTAAGCCGTGTTTACTGCATGACCACCCAAGATTTGCTGAAGCCCAAGAGAAAGGTTTGTTTATTCTCGACTCAGAATATGATGAGCCAGAGAAGTCCGTCTTCTGGGACGCCGATGGTTCTCACCTAGACTTCACCAATCCAGACACCATTAAATGGTGGCAGGATAACGTTAAAGAACAGCTACTCGAAAAAGGGATCGATTCCACATGGAACGATAACAACGAATACGAAATCTGGGACAAAGGTGCTCGCTGTTTCGGTTTTGGTCAAACGATTCCGATCAGCTTAATTCGCCCCCTTCAGCCATTGTTGATGATGCGTGCATCTTATGAAGCACAGGTAGACTATGCGCCTGATGTTCGACCATATTTAATATCTCGTTCTGGCTGTCCCGGGATGAACCGTTATGTTCAAACATGGAGTGGCGACAATCGCACCAACTGGACGAGCTTAAAATACAACATTCGCATGGGTTTAGGGATGAGCTTATCGGGTCTGTATAACTTAGGTCACGATGTTGGTGGGTTTTCTGGAGAGAGACCGGATCCCGAGCTATTTGCACGTTGGGTGCAAAACGGTGTCATGCACCCTCGTTTTACCATTCACTCATGGAACGACGATGGTAGCGTTAATGAACCTTGGATGTACCCAGAGGTCACACCGATTATTCGTGATGCTATGGCGCTTCGTTACCGCATTATGCCTTACTTGTATAACCTATTATGGCAAGCGCACAGTGAAGATGAGCCCATTATGCGCCCTACCTTCTTAGACCACGAAAACGATCCTCATACCTTTGAAGAGTGCGACGACTTCCTATTGGGCAAAGACCTTTTGGTTGCCTCAGTCGTAGAGGAAGGCCAAAGAGAAAGAGAGATCTACTTACCGAATAACGGTAAAGGTTGGTACGACTTTTATTCGGGTCAATGGTTTAGCGGCGGTCAGAGTATTGTTGTTCCAGCACCACTTGAAACACTGCCTCTAATGGTTAAAGCAGGGTCCGTCTTGCCGACAAGTGACCGGGTGGCTCATAGTGCGCATAGCAAAGATACGAAAAGAAACCTTGAAGTGTTCCCACTTAAAGGTTGCGGTGACATCGCGTTGACTATTTTTGATGATGATGGTGAAAGCCACAATCACAAAGACAATGGTTTCTTAACACTAACGATTAACATGGTATGCAGCCAAACAACTGTTGCGCTTAATATCCAATCGACTGGTGAGTTTGAGCCTGCATATGAATCATTCGTTATCAAATTAGCTCAAGGCGAAAATCGCACATTGCTCATCAATGGCAAAACATACAAAGAGGGTGATTCACTATCACTTGCAGAGACGAAATAA